One Defluviimonas sp. SAOS-178_SWC DNA window includes the following coding sequences:
- a CDS encoding MlaA family lipoprotein, whose protein sequence is MASSLHRKATKAFLLTLLALGACSKPEPGAEFNDPFEAHNRAVHADNVAIDRMLGGGKPDKKPLLPQPVAEGLSNFSDNLGMPSAVVNSLLQARPGPALQNTARFVVNTTVGIGGLFDPATAIGLYEEDTDFGETLHVWGAPEGAFLVVPIAGPTTERDLAGKVVDFVIDPMGGVFPEPEKYYVAAAKLGGKLADRQRYSDTIDSILYESADSYAQMRLLYLQNRHFELGIEAEVFDPYEDPYGQ, encoded by the coding sequence TTGGCGAGTTCACTTCACCGGAAGGCAACAAAGGCATTTCTTCTGACGCTGCTCGCCCTTGGCGCCTGCTCGAAGCCCGAACCGGGCGCGGAGTTCAATGATCCTTTCGAGGCGCACAACCGCGCTGTTCACGCCGACAATGTCGCCATCGACCGGATGCTCGGCGGCGGAAAGCCGGACAAGAAGCCGCTTCTGCCGCAGCCGGTTGCGGAGGGCCTGTCCAATTTCTCCGACAACCTCGGGATGCCGTCCGCGGTGGTGAACAGCCTCTTGCAAGCCCGCCCCGGCCCGGCGCTCCAGAATACCGCGCGGTTTGTCGTCAATACGACCGTGGGCATCGGCGGTCTCTTCGATCCGGCCACGGCAATCGGTCTTTATGAAGAGGATACCGATTTCGGCGAGACGCTGCATGTCTGGGGCGCACCCGAGGGGGCTTTCCTGGTCGTCCCGATCGCCGGCCCGACGACGGAGCGCGATCTGGCCGGGAAAGTCGTCGATTTCGTCATCGATCCGATGGGTGGTGTCTTCCCCGAGCCCGAAAAATATTACGTCGCGGCAGCGAAGCTGGGCGGCAAGTTAGCGGACCGGCAGCGCTATAGCGATACAATCGACTCGATCCTATATGAAAGCGCGGACAGCTACGCGCAGATGAGGCTTCTCTATTTGCAGAACCGCCATTTCGAACTCGGTATCGAGGCCGAGGTGTTCGACCCGTACGAGGATCCCTATGGACAGTAA
- a CDS encoding MlaC/ttg2D family ABC transporter substrate-binding protein translates to MDSKLSRRHLIAAVPAGLALAALPGTAMALNVNEARALIGRAIDEVNGVINSGTPEAAMFKSFEGIFVRYADVRYIAQSALGPAGRGANAAVMNAYVKAFQGYISRKYGRRFREFIGGKIVVTDARPLKSFFEVISVAHLKGQAPFEVRWHVFDKSGKDLFFNIIIEGVNMLAAERTEIGAMLDRRRGDISALTADLRNAG, encoded by the coding sequence ATGGACAGTAAGCTTTCTCGCCGCCACCTTATCGCTGCCGTTCCTGCGGGCCTTGCCCTGGCGGCCCTGCCGGGCACAGCGATGGCGCTGAACGTCAACGAGGCGCGGGCCCTGATCGGCCGTGCGATCGACGAGGTGAATGGCGTGATCAACTCGGGTACGCCCGAGGCCGCGATGTTCAAATCCTTCGAGGGCATCTTCGTGCGCTATGCCGATGTCCGCTACATCGCCCAAAGCGCGCTCGGGCCGGCGGGACGGGGGGCGAATGCCGCGGTGATGAACGCCTACGTTAAGGCGTTCCAGGGCTATATCTCTCGTAAATACGGTCGCCGATTCCGCGAGTTCATCGGCGGCAAGATCGTCGTGACGGATGCCCGGCCGCTGAAGAGTTTTTTTGAGGTGATCTCTGTCGCCCATCTGAAAGGCCAGGCCCCGTTCGAGGTGCGCTGGCATGTCTTTGACAAGTCCGGCAAGGATCTTTTCTTCAACATCATCATCGAAGGCGTGAACATGCTCGCCGCCGAACGCACCGAGATCGGCGCGATGCTCGACCGCCGGCGGGGCGATATTTCCGCGTTGACGGCAGACCTCAGAAACGCTGGTTGA
- a CDS encoding transglycosylase domain-containing protein: MKETGGRKTPLVAERRYAAAPKTAPKPKAARKPKAAKRRPAARKAAWPIRLVTGLFRLIWRAVWGVGWRLGAMGAIVLGLATFYFYAQLPPLETLIDARTKGSVTMLDRDGQVYAWRGETFGGQITADTVSPNLKNAIVATEDKRFYNHFGISPRGIASAIRINLAEGRGPLEGNGGSTITQQVAKLICLGVPYDPTQWKSEADYEADCRVSSKWRKIKEVPFSFAMEAKYGKDSVLTLYLNRAYLGAGARGFEAAAQRYFGKSANEVTPAEAAMLAGLLKAPTRYAPTANLERAQGRAAVVLGLMHDQGYLTDAQYADAKAHPARLSPAAEARAGGYFADWVMESGPAFLTEDTTEDVVIRTTLDQDIQKKAEEALDYVFENKVKAGSTAQAAIVVMSADGAVRAMVGGRKSQVNGAFNRATQALRQTGSTFKPFVYAAALDMGYTMNSVVEDAPLTLYVKGSGEWSPKNYTPKYRGFITLADALTNSVNTSTVRVSQAVGLEAVRQVASDFGLQSELAQGPAIALGASGATLLDMTGAYAGILNGGSSVHPYGLVELRIQGDDAALIGQEGGMGERVISQDAARQLTYMMTQVVERGTGQRARLDGWQVAGKTGTTSDYRDAWFIGFTADYVTGVWMGNDDNKPLTGVTGGGLPAEIWHEVMTRVEAGVQPTPLPMIRPNEVPAPAWPGQSYEAGAQNFPGAQAEPRPQPAQAPNDQTILDILGAILGRRN, encoded by the coding sequence ATGAAAGAAACGGGCGGCAGAAAGACTCCGCTGGTCGCGGAACGGCGTTACGCAGCGGCGCCGAAAACGGCGCCGAAGCCGAAAGCCGCGCGGAAACCGAAAGCGGCGAAGCGCCGCCCGGCGGCCCGCAAGGCAGCGTGGCCGATCCGCTTGGTGACGGGGCTGTTCCGGCTGATCTGGCGTGCGGTCTGGGGCGTCGGCTGGCGCCTTGGTGCGATGGGGGCCATCGTCCTTGGCCTTGCCACCTTCTATTTCTATGCCCAGCTACCGCCGCTAGAAACGCTGATCGACGCACGGACCAAGGGATCGGTGACGATGCTCGACCGCGATGGTCAGGTCTATGCTTGGCGCGGCGAAACCTTCGGCGGCCAGATCACCGCCGACACAGTCTCGCCGAATCTCAAGAACGCCATCGTCGCGACCGAGGACAAGCGCTTCTACAACCATTTCGGCATATCGCCACGCGGCATCGCCAGCGCGATCCGGATCAACCTGGCGGAAGGGCGCGGTCCGCTCGAAGGGAACGGCGGCTCCACCATTACCCAGCAGGTGGCAAAGCTCATCTGCCTCGGCGTCCCCTACGATCCGACTCAGTGGAAGAGCGAGGCGGATTACGAGGCGGACTGCCGCGTCTCGTCCAAGTGGCGCAAGATCAAGGAAGTGCCGTTCTCCTTCGCGATGGAGGCGAAATACGGCAAGGACAGCGTGCTGACCCTCTATCTCAACCGCGCCTATCTTGGCGCCGGCGCGCGCGGCTTCGAAGCCGCCGCACAGCGGTATTTCGGCAAGTCGGCGAATGAGGTCACCCCCGCCGAGGCCGCGATGCTGGCCGGGCTTCTGAAGGCGCCGACGCGCTATGCGCCCACGGCGAACCTCGAGCGCGCGCAGGGTCGCGCCGCGGTGGTCTTGGGCCTGATGCACGATCAGGGCTACCTGACTGACGCCCAATACGCAGACGCCAAGGCGCACCCGGCGCGGCTGTCGCCTGCGGCCGAGGCGCGGGCCGGCGGCTATTTCGCCGACTGGGTCATGGAATCCGGCCCCGCTTTCCTGACGGAAGATACGACCGAGGACGTCGTCATCCGCACGACGCTGGATCAGGACATCCAGAAGAAGGCCGAGGAAGCGCTCGACTACGTGTTCGAGAACAAGGTCAAGGCAGGCTCCACGGCGCAGGCGGCCATCGTCGTCATGTCGGCGGACGGCGCGGTGCGGGCCATGGTCGGCGGCCGCAAGAGCCAGGTCAACGGCGCCTTCAACCGGGCGACGCAGGCACTTCGGCAGACCGGGTCCACCTTCAAGCCCTTCGTCTATGCCGCCGCGCTCGACATGGGCTACACGATGAACTCGGTGGTCGAGGACGCGCCGCTCACCCTTTACGTCAAGGGCTCGGGCGAGTGGTCGCCAAAGAACTACACGCCAAAATACCGGGGGTTTATCACTCTCGCCGATGCGCTGACCAATTCGGTCAACACCTCGACCGTGCGGGTGAGCCAGGCGGTTGGCCTCGAGGCGGTGCGGCAGGTCGCCTCTGATTTCGGGCTTCAATCGGAGTTGGCGCAGGGGCCGGCGATTGCCCTCGGCGCGTCCGGCGCGACGCTTCTCGACATGACCGGCGCCTATGCCGGCATCCTCAACGGCGGCTCCTCGGTCCACCCCTACGGGCTCGTCGAATTGCGCATCCAGGGCGATGACGCTGCCCTCATCGGCCAGGAAGGCGGCATGGGCGAGCGCGTGATCTCGCAGGATGCCGCGCGCCAGCTCACCTACATGATGACGCAAGTGGTGGAGCGCGGCACCGGACAGCGGGCGCGGCTCGACGGGTGGCAGGTGGCTGGCAAGACCGGCACGACATCGGACTACCGCGATGCCTGGTTCATCGGCTTCACGGCGGATTACGTGACCGGGGTCTGGATGGGGAACGACGACAACAAACCTTTGACCGGCGTGACGGGTGGCGGCCTGCCCGCCGAGATCTGGCACGAGGTCATGACGCGGGTCGAGGCAGGCGTTCAGCCGACGCCGCTGCCGATGATCCGGCCAAACGAGGTTCCCGCCCCCGCCTGGCCCGGCCAGAGTTACGAGGCCGGCGCGCAAAATTTTCCGGGCGCTCAGGCAGAACCCCGGCCGCAACCGGCGCAAGCGCCGAACGATCAGACGATTCTCGATATTCTCGGCGCGATCCTCGGCCGCCGCAACTGA
- a CDS encoding P-II family nitrogen regulator, whose product MKYIIAAIKPYKLDEVREALTLIGVRGMMVSEIKGFGTQSGHTEIYRGAEYAVNFVPKLKLEIAVSNAIADDVIDTIARVAKTGKIGDGKIFALDLQQVLRVRTGETGEDAL is encoded by the coding sequence ATGAAATACATCATAGCGGCGATCAAACCCTACAAGCTCGACGAGGTGCGCGAAGCGCTGACCTTGATCGGGGTTCGTGGGATGATGGTCAGTGAAATCAAGGGGTTCGGCACGCAGTCCGGGCATACCGAGATCTATCGCGGTGCCGAATATGCGGTGAACTTCGTGCCGAAGCTCAAGCTCGAGATCGCCGTGAGCAACGCGATTGCTGACGATGTAATCGACACGATCGCCAGGGTCGCCAAGACCGGAAAGATCGGCGACGGCAAGATTTTCGCGCTCGATCTTCAGCAGGTATTGCGGGTCCGGACCGGGGAAACCGGGGAGGACGCGCTGTGA
- a CDS encoding ammonium transporter, producing the protein MKKTLGWAGLATLLSGLPALAQEAAAGAAAEVAPIIDKGDVAWMMTSSALVLFMTVPGLALFYGGLVRSKNMLSVLMQCTMIAAVVMIVWVLYGYSFAFGGGTSPYWGGFGKLFLAGVTPDSTAATFTDGVVLPEYVFIAFQMTFAAITPGLIIGAFAERAKFSAVLLFSVLWVTFIYFPIAHMVWDGAGLIFNMGAIDFAGGTVVHINAGIAALVWALVLGPRVGFGKDNMAPHSMTLTMVGAAMLWVGWFGFNAGSNLEATSGATLAMINTFVATAGAIVSWALVEMFARGKASGLGAASGMVAGLVAITPACGTIGPVGAIVLGLAVSPICYLFVTSVKSKFGYDDSLDVFGVHGIGGIVGAIATGILTAPSLGGMGGEDFAMGSQVMIQIKAVVITLLWSGIGSAILIYITKSITGIRVATDDERQGLDLTAHGESAYHS; encoded by the coding sequence ATGAAGAAAACATTGGGATGGGCGGGTCTTGCGACCCTGCTCTCGGGCCTGCCGGCCCTTGCACAAGAGGCTGCCGCCGGGGCGGCGGCGGAAGTCGCGCCGATCATCGACAAGGGTGACGTCGCGTGGATGATGACCTCCTCGGCGCTCGTCCTGTTCATGACGGTCCCGGGCCTCGCGTTGTTCTACGGCGGCCTGGTCCGCTCCAAGAACATGCTGTCGGTGCTGATGCAGTGCACGATGATCGCCGCCGTGGTGATGATCGTGTGGGTTCTCTACGGCTACTCTTTCGCCTTCGGTGGCGGAACCTCTCCCTACTGGGGCGGTTTCGGCAAGCTCTTCCTGGCCGGTGTGACGCCCGACAGCACGGCGGCGACCTTCACGGACGGCGTGGTGCTTCCGGAATATGTGTTCATCGCGTTCCAGATGACCTTCGCGGCGATCACGCCGGGCCTCATCATCGGCGCCTTCGCCGAACGGGCGAAATTCTCGGCGGTCCTGCTTTTCTCCGTCCTCTGGGTCACGTTCATCTACTTCCCGATCGCCCACATGGTCTGGGATGGCGCGGGCCTGATCTTCAACATGGGCGCGATCGACTTCGCCGGCGGCACCGTCGTTCACATCAATGCCGGGATCGCGGCGCTGGTCTGGGCGCTTGTCCTTGGACCGCGTGTCGGGTTCGGCAAGGACAACATGGCGCCGCACTCGATGACCCTGACGATGGTCGGCGCGGCGATGCTGTGGGTCGGCTGGTTCGGCTTCAATGCCGGTTCCAACCTTGAGGCGACTTCGGGCGCGACGCTTGCGATGATCAACACGTTTGTCGCGACGGCGGGCGCGATCGTAAGCTGGGCCCTCGTCGAGATGTTCGCCCGTGGCAAGGCTTCCGGCCTCGGCGCCGCCTCGGGCATGGTTGCCGGTCTCGTCGCCATCACCCCCGCCTGCGGCACAATCGGTCCGGTCGGCGCGATCGTCCTTGGACTCGCCGTCTCGCCGATCTGCTACCTCTTCGTCACCAGCGTGAAGTCGAAGTTCGGGTATGATGACAGCCTGGACGTCTTCGGCGTGCATGGCATCGGCGGGATCGTCGGCGCGATCGCGACCGGTATCCTCACCGCCCCTTCGCTCGGCGGCATGGGTGGGGAAGACTTCGCGATGGGTTCTCAGGTGATGATCCAGATCAAGGCCGTGGTCATCACGCTGCTCTGGTCGGGCATCGGGTCGGCCATCCTGATCTACATCACGAAGTCGATCACCGGCATCCGGGTTGCGACCGACGACGAACGGCAGGGGCTCGACCTCACTGCGCACGGCGAAAGCGCCTATCACTCCTGA
- a CDS encoding amino acid aminotransferase, whose amino-acid sequence MFGNLKTQPADKILQLMGQFKADPRTDKIDLGVGVYKDATGLTPVMRAVKAAERQLWETETTKTYTGLAGDPDFNAALSSLVLGDALAADRLSSVATPGGTGAVRQAFELVRMASPEARVWVSDPTWPNHLSILKYLGLPVEPYRYFDGDTRAVDFGAMMADLAVTKPGDVVLLHGCCHNPTGANLTLPEWAEVAALLEKTGAIPMIDIAYQGFGDGLDADAAGMRLIVERLPEVLIAASCSKNFGIYRERTGALMALSDPAKREVTQGTLAFLNRQNYSFPPDHGARLVTMILTDPALRADWQAELEAVRLGMLALREQLATELRTLSGSDRFGFLAQHRGMFSRLGASPEQVERLKMEHGIYMVGDSRLNIAGLNTKTVPVLARAILAVGI is encoded by the coding sequence ATGTTCGGCAACCTGAAGACGCAGCCCGCCGACAAGATCCTGCAGCTCATGGGCCAGTTCAAGGCCGATCCCCGCACCGACAAGATCGACCTCGGCGTCGGTGTCTACAAGGACGCGACCGGCCTGACGCCGGTCATGCGCGCCGTAAAGGCTGCCGAAAGGCAATTGTGGGAGACCGAGACGACGAAGACCTATACCGGTCTTGCGGGCGATCCGGACTTCAACGCGGCGCTCTCGTCGCTGGTGCTGGGCGATGCCCTGGCGGCGGACCGCCTGTCTTCGGTCGCGACCCCCGGCGGGACCGGCGCGGTGCGGCAGGCATTCGAACTGGTCCGCATGGCATCGCCCGAAGCGCGGGTCTGGGTCTCCGACCCGACCTGGCCCAATCATCTCTCGATCCTGAAATATCTCGGCCTGCCGGTCGAGCCCTACCGCTATTTCGACGGCGACACGCGGGCGGTCGATTTCGGCGCGATGATGGCCGACCTCGCGGTCACCAAGCCCGGGGACGTGGTCCTGCTGCACGGGTGCTGCCACAACCCGACGGGTGCCAACCTGACGCTTCCGGAATGGGCGGAGGTCGCCGCGCTTCTGGAAAAGACCGGCGCGATCCCGATGATCGACATCGCCTATCAGGGATTCGGCGACGGGCTCGATGCCGACGCGGCCGGGATGCGGCTCATCGTGGAACGTCTGCCCGAAGTTCTGATCGCCGCGTCATGCTCGAAGAATTTCGGAATCTACCGGGAACGGACTGGCGCGCTGATGGCGCTTTCGGATCCGGCGAAGCGCGAGGTGACGCAAGGCACGCTCGCGTTCCTCAACCGGCAGAACTATTCCTTTCCGCCCGATCACGGCGCACGGCTGGTGACGATGATCCTGACCGATCCGGCCCTGCGCGCCGATTGGCAGGCGGAACTGGAGGCGGTGCGGCTTGGCATGCTTGCCTTGCGCGAGCAGCTCGCGACCGAGTTGCGGACTCTTTCAGGCTCCGACCGTTTCGGCTTTCTCGCCCAGCATCGGGGCATGTTCTCGCGCCTCGGCGCGAGCCCCGAACAGGTGGAGCGGTTGAAGATGGAACACGGGATCTACATGGTCGGCGATTCGCGGCTGAACATCGCCGGGCTGAACACCAAAACCGTGCCGGTGCTCGCCCGCGCCATCCTCGCCGTAGGAATCTGA
- the sseA gene encoding 3-mercaptopyruvate sulfurtransferase: MALDDPKTLVSTDWLEMHLKDPDLRILDASWYLPDMGRDAKAEYAAAHIPGARFFDIDEISDQRSSLPHMAPPPEKFVSRMRAMGVGDGHQVVVYDGAGLFSAARVWWTFRLMGKTDVAVLDGGFAKWQAEGRPVEDMPPVLRDRHITVSRQAHMVKDVTQVAAAAKLGDHEILDARSPGRFTGDEAEPRPGLRSGHIPNSKNVHYRTLLNADGTMKSPDALRAVVEAAGVDLGKPAITSCGSGVSAAIINLALERLGKHDHSLYDGSWAEWGMYNDLKVAKG, encoded by the coding sequence ATGGCACTCGACGATCCGAAAACTCTCGTCTCCACCGATTGGCTGGAAATGCATCTGAAGGATCCGGATCTGAGGATCCTCGACGCCTCCTGGTACCTGCCCGACATGGGGCGCGACGCGAAGGCGGAATACGCGGCCGCGCATATTCCCGGTGCGCGTTTTTTCGACATCGATGAGATCAGCGACCAGCGGTCAAGCCTGCCGCACATGGCGCCGCCGCCGGAAAAATTCGTGAGCCGCATGCGGGCGATGGGTGTCGGGGACGGCCATCAGGTCGTGGTCTATGACGGCGCCGGCCTCTTCTCGGCCGCGCGGGTCTGGTGGACCTTTCGGCTGATGGGCAAAACCGATGTCGCGGTGCTCGACGGCGGCTTCGCGAAATGGCAGGCCGAAGGGCGTCCGGTCGAGGACATGCCGCCCGTTCTGCGGGACCGCCACATCACGGTCAGCCGTCAGGCGCATATGGTCAAGGACGTGACACAGGTCGCGGCGGCGGCGAAGCTTGGCGATCACGAGATCCTCGACGCCCGCAGCCCCGGCCGTTTTACCGGCGACGAGGCCGAGCCGCGACCCGGATTGCGCTCCGGTCACATCCCGAATTCGAAGAACGTGCACTACCGGACGCTCCTGAACGCCGACGGCACGATGAAATCGCCCGATGCGCTGCGCGCGGTTGTCGAAGCCGCGGGCGTCGACCTCGGCAAGCCGGCGATCACCAGCTGCGGGTCGGGCGTCAGCGCCGCGATCATCAACCTCGCGCTGGAACGGCTCGGCAAGCACGACCATTCGCTCTATGACGGGTCCTGGGCGGAATGGGGCATGTATAACGACCTCAAGGTCGCGAAAGGATAG
- the smpB gene encoding SsrA-binding protein SmpB has protein sequence MAEKSDPNYKVIAENRRARFDYFIESDLEVGIVLSGSEVKSLRTGQSNIADSYASVEEGELWLINGYIAPYKQAGIFGHEERRKRKLLVSKRELSRLWQAVGREGMTLVPLVMYFNHKGRVKLKIGIAKGKKTADKRATEAKRDWNRQKERLLKQG, from the coding sequence ATGGCCGAGAAATCAGACCCCAACTACAAGGTGATCGCCGAGAACCGCCGCGCGCGGTTCGACTACTTCATCGAGAGCGATCTCGAGGTCGGCATCGTGCTGAGCGGTTCCGAGGTCAAGTCGCTGCGCACCGGCCAGTCGAACATCGCCGACAGCTACGCCTCGGTCGAGGAGGGCGAGCTGTGGCTGATCAACGGCTACATCGCACCCTACAAGCAGGCCGGCATTTTCGGGCATGAAGAACGGCGAAAGCGCAAGCTTCTCGTCTCGAAGCGGGAATTGTCGCGGCTCTGGCAGGCCGTGGGGCGCGAAGGCATGACGCTCGTGCCGTTGGTCATGTATTTCAACCACAAGGGTCGGGTGAAGCTGAAGATCGGCATCGCCAAGGGCAAGAAGACCGCCGACAAGCGCGCAACGGAAGCGAAGCGCGACTGGAACCGGCAGAAGGAACGGCTTCTGAAACAAGGCTGA
- a CDS encoding ion channel has product MFIQIALGTFLILLTILISGLAFWTLEVLLMRSRPWLLREPHRPKLALVMSVTVVWVLGTVTAGVWIWAVALRLLGVFVTMEASVYFSLVAFTTLGFGDILLPHQWRLLGGMAAANGLLSMGLLTAMMVEVLRHVRIGQIEGKKGRR; this is encoded by the coding sequence ATGTTCATTCAGATCGCGCTTGGCACGTTTCTGATCCTGCTGACGATCCTGATATCGGGGCTGGCGTTCTGGACGCTCGAGGTGCTGCTGATGCGCTCGCGGCCTTGGCTGCTGCGCGAACCGCACCGGCCGAAACTGGCGCTTGTGATGTCCGTGACGGTGGTCTGGGTGCTCGGCACGGTGACGGCGGGCGTATGGATCTGGGCCGTTGCGCTCCGCCTGCTCGGTGTTTTCGTGACCATGGAGGCGTCGGTCTATTTCTCGCTCGTCGCGTTCACCACGCTCGGCTTCGGCGATATCCTTTTGCCGCATCAATGGCGACTGCTCGGGGGGATGGCCGCCGCGAACGGGCTGCTGAGCATGGGGCTTCTGACCGCGATGATGGTCGAGGTCCTGCGCCATGTGCGGATCGGCCAGATCGAGGGCAAGAAGGGCCGGCGCTGA
- a CDS encoding amidohydrolase — MTPDMILTNARVLTMDPAHPRAEAIAIASGRIAAVGSRSEIEPLAGAATEVVDCMGATLLPGFVESHLHLVLGGAELAHLQLHGIDGAAALAGAFRDFAGRHPDRPLLMAQGGHYAMLDHPMSRHDLDRIIADRPIAITAHDHHTVWANTAALKAAGILEGATMPHGHEVVMGADGLATGELREFEAFAPVIALGGEARLNLGIATGGEPSPWPSATEQAIDRAKVAAGLAHCAKHGITSMVNMDGNRYTLELLRGLQNAGGLTARVKVPFHFKPHMDLSELDRADEMTRDFDDNWLSCRFVKLFMDGVVDSRTAYMLNDYPGHPGHRAEPLFPGPRFNEIAAEIDRRGHQIAVHAIGDGAVRTTIDGYEAAQKANGKRDSRHRIEHIELIDPSDIPRLGALGITASVQPPHAPGAMDFALYPTVDVIGRDRLKDAYLCRSLAEAGAPLAFASDWPVTDVSVLRGIGAARTRKPYDAPGARDERVDLMRVLHAYTAGGAWAAHLDHLTGTVKPGLAADFVVLSGDIEAAAQDAVAAMEVALTICGGRVTYRR, encoded by the coding sequence ATGACACCCGACATGATCCTCACGAATGCCCGCGTCCTGACGATGGACCCGGCCCACCCGCGCGCCGAGGCCATCGCAATTGCCTCGGGCCGGATCGCGGCCGTGGGCTCAAGATCCGAGATCGAACCTCTCGCGGGCGCCGCGACAGAGGTCGTCGACTGCATGGGGGCGACGCTGCTTCCGGGTTTCGTCGAAAGCCACCTGCACCTCGTCCTCGGCGGGGCGGAACTTGCGCATCTGCAACTCCACGGCATCGACGGCGCGGCCGCGCTTGCCGGTGCCTTCCGCGACTTCGCCGGACGCCATCCCGACCGGCCACTTCTGATGGCGCAGGGCGGGCATTACGCGATGCTCGACCATCCGATGTCGCGGCATGACCTCGACCGGATCATCGCCGACCGACCCATCGCCATCACGGCGCATGACCATCACACGGTCTGGGCCAATACCGCCGCATTGAAAGCCGCCGGTATCCTTGAGGGCGCGACCATGCCGCACGGGCATGAAGTCGTGATGGGCGCTGACGGCCTGGCCACCGGCGAACTGCGCGAATTCGAAGCCTTCGCGCCGGTGATCGCGCTTGGCGGAGAGGCGCGCCTCAATCTCGGCATCGCGACCGGTGGCGAACCCTCGCCGTGGCCTTCCGCCACGGAACAGGCCATCGACCGCGCCAAGGTCGCCGCCGGCCTTGCCCATTGCGCGAAGCACGGCATCACCTCGATGGTGAACATGGACGGCAACCGCTACACGCTCGAGCTTCTGCGGGGCTTGCAGAACGCCGGCGGGCTGACCGCGCGGGTCAAGGTGCCGTTCCATTTCAAGCCCCACATGGACCTGTCGGAACTGGACCGCGCCGACGAAATGACCCGCGACTTCGATGACAACTGGCTGTCGTGCCGCTTCGTGAAACTGTTCATGGACGGTGTCGTGGACAGCCGCACCGCCTATATGCTGAACGACTATCCCGGTCATCCCGGGCACCGGGCGGAGCCGCTCTTTCCCGGCCCGCGCTTCAACGAGATCGCGGCCGAGATCGACCGGCGCGGTCACCAGATCGCCGTCCACGCCATCGGCGACGGTGCAGTCAGGACCACGATCGACGGTTACGAGGCCGCGCAGAAAGCCAACGGCAAACGCGACAGCCGCCACCGGATCGAACATATCGAACTGATCGACCCGAGCGATATCCCGCGCCTTGGCGCGCTGGGGATCACGGCTTCGGTGCAGCCGCCGCATGCGCCGGGGGCGATGGATTTCGCGCTCTATCCGACCGTCGACGTGATCGGGCGGGACCGGCTCAAGGACGCCTATCTCTGCCGCAGCCTGGCCGAGGCCGGCGCACCGCTCGCCTTCGCCTCGGACTGGCCGGTGACGGATGTCTCGGTCCTGCGCGGCATCGGCGCGGCACGGACGCGGAAGCCCTATGACGCACCGGGGGCGCGGGACGAACGGGTCGACCTGATGCGCGTCCTGCATGCCTATACCGCCGGCGGCGCCTGGGCCGCGCATCTCGATCACCTCACGGGAACCGTGAAGCCGGGACTGGCGGCGGATTTCGTCGTCCTTTCCGGCGATATCGAGGCGGCCGCGCAGGACGCCGTCGCTGCGATGGAGGTCGCGCTCACGATCTGTGGCGGGCGGGTGACCTATCGGCGCTGA